The following are from one region of the Rissa tridactyla isolate bRisTri1 chromosome 10, bRisTri1.patW.cur.20221130, whole genome shotgun sequence genome:
- the ASPN gene encoding asporin, translated as MKEYTLLLFLALCSAKPFIDPSYFTLKNMMLQDMEDDDDDDDDDNSLFPTTEPIIPLMPFDLFPICPFGCQCYVRVVHCSDLGLTSIPRNIPPDTRMIDLQNNKIREVKENDLQGLTSLYALALNNNKISKIHPKAFQPTKKLRRLYLSHNQLTEIPTNLPKTLAELRIHANKVNKIHKDAFKGMKSLHVLEMSANPLNNDGIEPGAFEGVNIYHIRIAEAKLTSVPKDLPSSLLELHLDDNKITAIELEDFNRYKDLQRLGLGNNKIKDVENGSFANIPSIREIHLEKNKLKKVPPGLPELKYLQVVFLHSNHIAKLGVNDFCPTGRRKKKALYSGISLFNNPVKYWEVQPSTFRCILARNSVQLGNFLK; from the exons ATGAAAGAATACACACTCCTCCTCTTCTTGGCTTTGTGCTCTGCCAAACCTTTCATTGATCCTTCATATTTTACACTAAAGAATATGATGCTCCAAGATatggaagatgatgatgatgatgacgatgacgACAATTCTCTTTTTCCAACCACTGAACCAATTATACCACTAATGCCTTTTGATCTATTCCCAATATGCCCCTTTGGATGCCAGTGCTATGTGAGAGTTGTCCATTGCTCTGACCTAG GTTTGACATCAATACCTCGCAACATTCCACCAGATACCCGTATGATTGACcttcaaaacaacaaaattagAGAGGTCAAGGAAAACGATCTCCAAGGACTCACATCACTTTAT GCACTGGCTTTGAACAACAATAAAATATCCAAGATCCATCCAAAAGCCTTTCAACCAACAAAGAAGCTACGACGACTGTATTTGTCCCATAACCAGCTAACTGAGATTCCAACAAATCTACCAAAAACTTTAGCAGAGCTCAGAATTCATGCTAATAAGGTTAATAAAATCCACAAGGATGCATTTAAAGGAATGAAGTCTCTACATGTTTTAG AAATGAGTGCAAACCCCCTTAACAATGATGGAATAGAGCCAGGGGCTTTTGAAGGAGTAAATATCTATCATATAAGAATTGCAGAAGCTAAATTAACTTCAGTTCCTAAAG ATTTGCCCTCCAGTCTACTAGAACTTCATTTAGATGACAATAAGATCACAGCAATCGAACTTGAAGATTTTAACCGGTATAAAGATCTTCAAAG GCTAGGCCTTGGGAATAACAAAATCAAAGATGTGGAAAATGGAAGTTTTGCCAATATACCAAGTATACGTGAAATCCACCTTGAAAAAAATAAGCTCAAGAAAGTTCCTCCTGGATTGCCCGAACTGAAATATCTGCAG GTAGTCTTCCTTCATTCCAACCACATTGCAAAACTGGGAGTCAATGATTTCTGTCcgacaggaagaagaaagaagaaagcgtTATACAGTGGCATAAGCCTCTTCAATAATCCTGTAAAGTACTGGGAGGTTCAGCCTTCAACCTTCCGTTGCATTTTAGCCAGAAACAGTGTGCAACTCGGAAACTTCCTCAAGTGA